One segment of Dolichospermum sp. DET69 DNA contains the following:
- a CDS encoding 3-dehydroquinate synthase: MSSVIKVDIPEKSYDITIAPGSLDKLGEQMASLQLGKKVLLVSNPMIFKFYGERAIASLQNAGFEVVSYNLPPGERYKTLNSIQKLYDIALENRLERSSTMVALGGGVIGDMTGFAAATWLRGINVVQVPTSLLAMVDSAIGGKTGVNHPHGKNLIGAFHQPSLVLIDPELLKTLPAREFRAGMAEVIKYGTIWDTELFTQLTASKHLDQLRYVKSDLINSILTHSCQAKADVVSKDEKESGLRAILNYGHTIGHAVESLTEYRLLKHGEAVGIGMVAAGEISVKLGLWEKADAERQNALIKKAGLPTQIPAGLDVEAIIDALQLDKKVKSGKVRFVLPTQIGAVTVTDEVPTEIIREVLETCK; encoded by the coding sequence ATGAGTTCTGTAATTAAAGTAGACATTCCAGAAAAGTCTTATGATATTACTATTGCACCTGGGAGTTTAGATAAGCTGGGTGAACAAATGGCGAGTTTGCAACTAGGTAAGAAGGTATTGCTAGTTTCTAACCCGATGATATTTAAATTTTATGGCGAAAGAGCGATCGCATCTTTGCAAAATGCCGGTTTTGAAGTCGTCAGTTACAATCTCCCCCCCGGTGAACGCTACAAAACTCTTAATTCTATTCAAAAGCTCTATGATATCGCCCTGGAAAATCGCCTAGAACGCTCCTCAACAATGGTCGCCTTGGGTGGAGGTGTAATTGGTGATATGACAGGCTTTGCTGCCGCTACATGGCTAAGAGGCATCAATGTTGTCCAAGTTCCTACCAGTCTCTTAGCAATGGTAGATTCGGCTATTGGTGGTAAAACCGGTGTAAATCATCCTCATGGCAAAAACTTGATTGGTGCATTTCATCAACCTAGTCTAGTTTTAATTGACCCAGAACTCTTAAAAACCCTACCAGCAAGGGAATTTAGAGCAGGAATGGCAGAAGTGATCAAGTACGGGACCATTTGGGACACCGAACTGTTTACTCAACTAACAGCAAGTAAACACCTTGATCAACTCCGCTATGTAAAATCCGACCTGATAAACAGCATATTAACTCATTCCTGTCAAGCCAAGGCAGATGTTGTCAGCAAAGATGAAAAAGAATCTGGACTCAGAGCAATTTTAAATTATGGTCATACTATCGGTCATGCAGTAGAAAGCTTAACCGAATATCGTCTTCTCAAACATGGTGAAGCTGTCGGTATTGGTATGGTAGCAGCAGGAGAAATTTCTGTAAAATTGGGACTTTGGGAAAAAGCAGATGCAGAACGTCAAAACGCCTTAATCAAAAAAGCAGGTTTACCCACCCAAATACCCGCAGGTTTAGATGTTGAAGCAATTATTGATGCTTTGCAATTAGACAAAAAAGTCAAATCTGGTAAAGTCCGCTTTGTACTCCCAACCCAAATTGGTGCAGTCACAGTTACCGACGAAGTACCAACGGAGATAATTAGAGAAGTGTTAGAGACTTGCAAATAA
- a CDS encoding cytochrome B6 gives MTGAIEYVVFLGVFVGVAVGLLFGLRFAKII, from the coding sequence ATGACTGGTGCAATTGAATATGTTGTATTTTTAGGTGTGTTTGTAGGTGTAGCTGTTGGATTGCTGTTTGGTCTACGTTTCGCTAAAATAATCTAA
- a CDS encoding hybrid sensor histidine kinase/response regulator: MRNCYHINNGSSIPSMQNQATILVIEDNLTNLKIIAHILIAAGYNVLTEVEGLNVIEKVNSTIPDLILLDIILPEISGFEICQQLQADPFAQSIPIIFMTALIESGDKIKGLSLGAVDYITKPFQKEELLARVRTHLHLRQLSKTLEIQNQELIKTTKELENKSAELKESLVKEKELNLLKSRFITMASHEFRTPLTIISSSSAILEKFSNRLTEDKKNKHLQTIQNSIKHITQILDDVLMISRSESENIELRLESLDIIVFCSHLKEQIEISNPQYRIDFLWYLDEEIIDNSFMVQLDKNRLQQVLINILNNAIKYSPNHNVVKFILYKENNQLIFEISDSGIGIPEADQANLFDSFHRGSNISNISGTGLGLSIVKKYLDLLQGEIKFKSRVGEGTTFTVSIPCKQLQD, from the coding sequence ATGCGTAACTGTTATCATATTAATAATGGTTCTTCAATACCTAGTATGCAAAATCAAGCCACTATTTTAGTAATTGAGGACAATCTCACTAATTTAAAAATTATTGCCCATATCTTGATAGCAGCAGGTTACAATGTGCTAACTGAGGTAGAGGGGTTAAATGTCATTGAGAAAGTAAATTCAACTATTCCTGATCTGATTTTACTGGATATTATATTGCCTGAAATCAGTGGGTTTGAAATCTGTCAGCAACTACAAGCAGATCCTTTTGCTCAGTCAATTCCGATAATTTTTATGACGGCCTTGATTGAAAGTGGTGATAAAATTAAAGGTTTGAGTTTAGGCGCTGTAGATTATATAACTAAACCATTTCAAAAGGAAGAATTGCTGGCTCGTGTCCGCACACATTTGCATTTGCGACAGTTAAGTAAAACCTTAGAAATCCAGAATCAGGAACTAATAAAAACGACGAAAGAATTAGAAAATAAATCTGCTGAATTAAAAGAATCCTTAGTAAAAGAAAAGGAATTAAACCTATTAAAATCGCGCTTTATTACTATGGCATCTCATGAGTTTCGGACTCCTTTAACCATTATTTCTTCATCATCGGCTATTTTGGAAAAATTTAGCAATCGCTTGACAGAAGATAAAAAAAATAAACACTTACAAACCATTCAAAATAGTATCAAGCATATAACCCAAATCCTTGATGATGTTTTAATGATTAGCCGGTCTGAATCTGAAAATATAGAATTACGTTTAGAATCATTAGATATTATCGTCTTTTGTAGTCATCTTAAAGAACAAATAGAAATTAGTAATCCACAATATAGAATTGATTTTTTATGGTATTTAGACGAAGAAATTATAGATAATTCTTTCATGGTTCAGTTAGATAAAAACCGATTACAACAAGTTCTTATAAACATTTTAAATAATGCTATTAAATATTCTCCTAATCACAATGTAGTTAAATTTATTTTGTATAAAGAAAATAATCAACTAATCTTTGAAATTAGTGATAGTGGTATTGGTATTCCTGAAGCAGATCAAGCTAATTTATTTGATTCTTTTCATCGTGGATCTAATATTAGTAATATTTCTGGTACAGGTTTAGGATTATCTATAGTTAAAAAATATCTAGATTTGCTCCAAGGTGAAATTAAGTTTAAAAGTCGAGTAGGAGAGGGAACAACATTTACAGTGAGTATTCCCTGTAAACAGCTACAGGACTAA
- a CDS encoding four helix bundle protein encodes MTKCIVNELETHLILSHRVGLCSEKDVEMILNLLKEETRMIISLIKKLEN; translated from the coding sequence ATTACAAAATGTATAGTTAATGAATTAGAAACTCATCTAATTTTATCTCACCGAGTAGGATTATGTTCAGAAAAAGATGTAGAAATGATTCTTAATTTATTAAAAGAAGAAACCAGAATGATTATTAGTCTTATTAAAAAACTAGAAAATTAA
- a CDS encoding EAL domain-containing protein — MYKILIVEDELDIRENIQQILELKDFAAITAENGWQGLQMAQKHQPDLIVCDIMMPLLDGYGLLKTLRQDVATASIPFIFLTAKAEHADLRQAMKLGADDYLTKPFQLDELLQVISTQLEKRQIVTQQYKGKIEQMEAQVNHLARHDNLSNLPNQLFLEEYFHQTRLQVYNEDGQFLPLLLLDINILYQSKLLFEPSLRHFLCKNIGERLNNLKQNNQAIDLIAYLENNQLALLLKPTQDSKLVAEIAQQILESLSQPIGLNDQQISVQTRIGISCYPHDGLQLNELLTHAEITLEHYKLDKTNCYHFYHQEILNVIFRKVLLECDFLSAIENKEFELYYQPQINTKTGKTIGVEALIRWHHPEHGLISPAESIPIAEQSGFIVPLGEWILKTACLQIKNLELEEVENFKLAVNISAYQFQQENFIQRVLEIIEETNFDMKQLQLELTETVFIQDLETVKLKMKEIKSKGIELSIDDFGTSYSSFKYLREFSFNNLKVDRYFITNIDKLRDKQSIVKVIIQMAHDLMINIIAEGVETQEELNWLKQNHCDVIQGYFFSRPLPIENLKIFLLAEHQK, encoded by the coding sequence ATGTATAAGATTCTCATTGTTGAAGATGAGCTTGATATCAGAGAAAATATCCAGCAAATTCTTGAATTAAAAGATTTTGCTGCTATTACCGCAGAAAATGGATGGCAAGGTTTACAGATGGCGCAAAAACATCAGCCTGATTTGATTGTTTGTGATATCATGATGCCTTTATTAGACGGGTATGGACTGCTGAAAACATTACGTCAAGATGTTGCTACTGCCAGTATTCCCTTTATTTTTCTCACAGCTAAAGCTGAACACGCTGATTTGCGTCAAGCAATGAAACTTGGTGCAGACGACTATTTAACTAAGCCTTTTCAACTAGATGAACTCCTCCAAGTAATTTCAACTCAATTAGAAAAACGTCAAATAGTTACCCAACAATACAAAGGTAAAATTGAGCAGATGGAAGCTCAAGTTAATCATCTAGCCCGTCATGATAACTTAAGTAATTTACCCAATCAACTCTTCTTAGAAGAGTATTTCCATCAAACCCGTCTTCAAGTTTATAATGAGGATGGTCAGTTTTTACCATTATTACTACTTGATATCAATATTCTCTATCAATCAAAATTATTATTTGAACCAAGTTTGAGACACTTTTTATGCAAAAATATAGGGGAACGACTCAATAACCTAAAGCAGAATAATCAGGCTATTGATTTGATAGCTTATTTAGAAAATAATCAACTGGCATTATTATTAAAGCCTACTCAAGATAGTAAACTTGTTGCCGAAATTGCTCAACAAATTCTAGAAAGTCTATCACAACCCATAGGTTTGAATGATCAGCAAATCTCTGTTCAAACTAGAATTGGTATTTCTTGTTACCCACATGATGGGTTACAACTAAATGAACTACTGACTCATGCAGAAATAACCCTAGAACACTATAAATTAGACAAAACAAATTGTTATCATTTTTATCATCAAGAAATACTCAATGTTATCTTTAGAAAAGTTCTTTTAGAATGTGATTTTTTGTCAGCTATAGAAAACAAAGAATTTGAACTTTACTATCAACCTCAAATCAATACCAAGACTGGTAAAACTATAGGTGTTGAGGCTTTAATCCGTTGGCATCATCCTGAACATGGTTTGATTTCTCCAGCAGAATCTATTCCTATTGCTGAACAATCAGGTTTTATAGTTCCCTTGGGAGAATGGATTTTAAAAACCGCTTGTTTACAAATAAAAAATTTAGAATTAGAAGAAGTTGAGAATTTTAAATTAGCTGTAAATATATCTGCTTATCAGTTTCAACAAGAAAATTTTATCCAACGAGTTCTAGAAATTATTGAAGAAACAAATTTTGACATGAAGCAGTTACAATTAGAACTAACTGAAACTGTATTTATTCAAGACCTTGAAACAGTGAAATTAAAGATGAAAGAAATCAAATCTAAAGGCATTGAGCTATCTATTGATGATTTTGGTACAAGCTATTCATCTTTTAAATATTTGCGAGAATTTTCTTTTAATAACCTGAAAGTAGACAGATATTTTATTACCAATATTGATAAGCTAAGGGATAAGCAATCAATTGTAAAAGTTATAATTCAGATGGCACATGATCTGATGATCAACATTATTGCTGAAGGAGTAGAAACTCAGGAGGAGCTAAATTGGCTAAAACAAAACCATTGTGATGTTATTCAAGGCTATTTTTTCAGTCGTCCGTTACCCATAGAAAACTTGAAGATTTTTTTACTAGCTGAACATCAAAAATAA
- the bioB gene encoding biotin synthase BioB yields MGIRYDWQPTEILTIYNTPFLELIYQAATAHRQYHHPQQIQVCKLISIKTGACPEDCGYCAQSSRYKTEVKPEALLEKETVMNIAKTAKESGVSRVCMGAAWREVRDNSQFDEVLDMVKDVTGMGLEVCCTLGMLTENQAKRLEDAGLYAYNHNLDTSREHYSTVITTRTYDDRLNTIANVRQTNVTVCSGGILGLGENVADRVGMLHTLANLQPHPESVPINILSQVPGTPLENQPDVPIWDVVRMIATARIIMPKSDVRLSAGRARLSQVEQALCFMAGANSIFSSDDNKMLTVTTPCPDYDADKEMLNLLGLEMRPPFQKQEKIPTPVMVK; encoded by the coding sequence GTGGGAATACGCTACGATTGGCAACCAACAGAGATATTAACGATATATAATACACCATTTCTAGAGCTAATTTATCAAGCTGCTACTGCACATCGTCAATATCATCATCCGCAACAAATACAAGTTTGTAAGCTTATCTCTATTAAAACCGGTGCTTGTCCAGAAGATTGCGGTTATTGCGCTCAATCTTCTCGCTACAAAACCGAGGTCAAACCCGAAGCACTGTTAGAAAAAGAAACAGTGATGAATATTGCGAAAACAGCCAAGGAAAGCGGTGTGAGTCGCGTTTGTATGGGTGCAGCTTGGCGCGAAGTTCGGGATAATTCCCAATTTGATGAAGTCCTGGATATGGTTAAGGACGTAACTGGGATGGGTTTAGAAGTATGCTGTACTTTGGGAATGCTGACAGAGAACCAAGCCAAGCGTTTAGAAGATGCAGGATTATATGCTTATAACCATAATCTCGACACCTCAAGGGAACACTACAGCACCGTAATTACCACTCGAACCTATGACGATCGCCTGAATACAATTGCTAATGTTCGCCAAACTAATGTTACCGTATGTTCGGGCGGTATTCTCGGTTTAGGGGAAAATGTCGCAGACAGAGTGGGAATGTTACATACTCTTGCCAATTTACAACCTCATCCTGAATCTGTACCCATCAATATTCTTTCCCAAGTTCCCGGTACACCTTTGGAAAATCAACCCGATGTCCCTATTTGGGATGTAGTGCGGATGATTGCGACTGCTAGAATTATTATGCCTAAATCTGACGTGCGGTTAAGTGCGGGGAGAGCGAGACTTTCTCAGGTAGAACAGGCTTTATGCTTTATGGCTGGTGCAAATTCCATCTTCTCCAGCGATGATAACAAAATGTTGACAGTAACCACACCCTGTCCTGATTATGATGCTGATAAAGAAATGTTGAATCTGTTAGGTTTGGAAATGCGTCCCCCATTCCAAAAGCAGGAAAAAATCCCGACTCCAGTAATGGTGAAATAA
- a CDS encoding GNAT family N-acetyltransferase → MSSEPPILTSDRLLLRMAVMEDIPYILEYFTENKEYLTPFYPRWDENFFTDDYWQYQVETSFWEFFNNYSLKLFIYRQHQPRKVMGTANFSSFVYSAAQFCQLGYSLAESAQGYGYMTEALSISTKYVFQELNLHRIMANYMPHNRPSGNVLKRLGFVVEGYARDYLMINGKWEDHIFTSLTNPHWRSHL, encoded by the coding sequence ATGAGTTCAGAACCACCAATTCTTACCAGCGATCGCCTATTATTAAGAATGGCAGTAATGGAGGATATTCCCTATATACTCGAATATTTTACTGAAAATAAAGAATACCTTACCCCATTTTATCCTAGATGGGATGAAAATTTTTTTACTGACGATTATTGGCAGTATCAAGTAGAAACGAGTTTCTGGGAATTTTTTAACAACTATTCATTAAAACTATTTATTTATCGGCAACATCAGCCTAGAAAAGTTATGGGAACAGCTAATTTTAGCAGTTTTGTCTATAGTGCTGCTCAATTTTGTCAATTAGGATACAGTTTAGCAGAATCAGCACAAGGTTATGGTTACATGACAGAAGCCTTGTCTATTTCCACTAAGTATGTTTTTCAAGAATTAAATCTGCACCGCATTATGGCCAATTATATGCCCCATAATCGCCCCAGTGGTAATGTTCTCAAAAGACTTGGTTTTGTAGTTGAAGGATATGCTAGAGATTATTTAATGATTAATGGTAAATGGGAAGATCATATTTTTACAAGTTTGACAAATCCCCACTGGCGATCGCATTTATAA